The Cucumis melo cultivar AY chromosome 9, USDA_Cmelo_AY_1.0, whole genome shotgun sequence genome includes the window GGTACAATGTTATCCATAGGGAAACCTCTAACCCTTTCGACTTcatcattaattaatttctgTCGAGGAAAAACATGATTTAATATTACTTCGCCTATATGAGAACATGAAGGATTAATAGCTGAATTTCTCTCTGAAAAGATTAAATATATCAGTACGTAGACAGAAAATACAGAAAACTGCAGGCGTACAGTTTGAGATAACTTACAGTAAAATGTTCCTGGAAAGAACTCGGAAGTTCCTTCAAATAACTCTCGGATAGCTTAAAGTACATCACCACGCTCATTCCTTCACCATCATTTTCTCCTTGAAAGATTGTAGCAGGATACAATGGTACCTAACCAACGAAATACATCCAAAAATATAATCTCATTATCCCAAGAAAGTCAACAAATAGAAACTAGCTTGTAACATATATACAAGATATGGGGATATAGCTACAGATCAAACAattataattcttaataataaGGAATGCATAATGAAAAGTATAGACACCTGAACGTTTACTACAAGAATAGAAGGGACATCTCCAGCTGGATTTATAGCAGGAAGTTCCACAAAACGGGCAATATGATCAATCTTTCTCTGAGACAAGAAGACATCAGCTCCAATGGGATAATATGCAGCACAATTTTGAGCAAACTCTTTCTTCTTATctctgtcaagaaaaaaaattagtgaGTTTAGTTATAAATTTATATTCATAAGGATTCAAGGGTAAGCTTAAATactattaaactaaaaattattaGATCGTGTGCATAAGCATGATTTAAGGTAACAAAAATTACAGAGTTGCAAACGAAAATAAATGTACACATAGAAGTACAGATAGATCTGAATGAGAAATGATTGAATCATATGCAAATGGATGACTGAAAGTAACAAATACTTTAATACaatggagaaaagaaaagaaaaaaaggaaaacatagAATCCTCACTTTTGTACATGCTAGTGATATCAATAGAATATCATTAAAGTGCCTGTAAAATTgaagaaaacaaaggaaaaggaaaagacaTGAAAATAGCTGAAACATAATGGGCTCACCTAAAATAATTCTTCCCTCGAACTTTGAAAACACTGGGGTCAATTGGTGACCAGCAATTGGGCATTCTCTTCCCTATTGGACAATGCGGGACTGAAGTGCCAGCTATTAGTTTTTGTAAAGGTGCCCTCGGTGAAACTGGCCCAAAAAGTAAAGACATCTTAAACATGCTTCACCAGTCTCAAATTGGATTGGTAATTGCAATATGCATACATTGAAGCATTTGGAAATGCACACGGAAAAGTCTATGAATGTGGAGAAATTAATGGAATGGAAGCACTCACAAATCGTCGGATCACTATGTCCTTCCTTCAATTTAAATGAGAGTTTTGACGACGCTTTTCTCCTTAGATTTGGATTTGGGGCTCCTTGGTTTGTTTGTCTCCTTTTTTCAACTGAGGGTCCAGCAGCAGCCAGATATGGCAAACAAGTATTTGGAAGAATCCCGCAGTTATTCGACTCAGCAGCCTCACCTCCTTTACCATTTTCACCCTCTGTGGAAACCTCATCTACAAAAATGGAGGTCAAATCATTTCTACAATCACTAGATCTCCTAGCTAGAATTGTCGCAGTATTTTCATTATGTTCTTTATTGTTTCGATGCTTTGGAGATGAAACACTTAATCTGGATGCGAACTCAGAGCCATTTAAAGACAATACATCTGCATTTATTTACAATCACATTAGTGATATTCTGGCTTATTTGGTAAAGCGTGAGAGAGGCCAGGTTAACTCCTCTATGTGCACACATACAAAAATAAGAAATACCTGTCCTATCTATAAAGGTTCAATAATCATCAAATTGatattaatgaagaaaattaCATAGACTTACCTTCACGAACGCTATAAAACTCGTCATCGAATTCAGAGTCAAGGACGGAAGTAGAATCAAACCATGCCGCATCCACACTTCCTCTAGCTAGATGAgatcaaataacatcaaaaagCAGAAAACGAGAGGAATCAATTAACTTTCCCGAAACAGAAATTACTGATGTTATCGCATAATGTAGCTAATACAGACTACTGAAGAACATGCACCAAATCTGATCGCCAACCATGAAAAGACTCCACGATTAGAAAAGTAAAGGtaaagaaaaagacaaagaaaGCTAGAGAAAAGGGAAAGTGCAGGTAAAAACCTGCACATGTAGGAGTAGAATGAGGGCGATTAGGTGCAGAAGTGGAATCAAGCTTCAAAGAAGAAGTTCGGCGCTTAATACTTCTTCTTCTCCGTCTCCGATTCCTCTTTCCCGATGGAACCAGTCTTCCTCGGACGCAACCTTCCGGCTTGGAGCCGCAGAGTCCCATTATGCGGTGGCCGGGGGGTTGCTGGGCGCGGTATGTGAGGAGAGATCGACAGATCGGAGAGAGAAAGATAAGAAAATCGCAATGCAGGTGGTTGTGTTGTGGAGTTTCGGAGTTTGTGCAGTGGATTTGGCAATCGGAAACGGAGCTGAGCGATGTCGACGAATCGCATACGCAATCCACAGCTCTCTACTTTGTTCACAATAATTATTAGTCATTGCGGTTGCATTACTCTTCCTGGGGTCCCACACGGCCTTCTCATCCGACGGTTCATATTTGTTCAAACTCTTTAAGAATAATCATCGCCACGCGTCACTGTTTACCCCCGCGGCTTTGTTTGAACATCATCTGCCCTTTTCTAACTATTGTTAACACTTCCTTTTATTTCACtaaataaaaacataataattaattacgtTCCATATTTATTTACTTGTgatttttttagcttagacttCTTATTCCATACTTATTATATGCACAATTTATTTAATCAAACTTTAGATCGATGagtaattttatatatatatatatgtatcgATTACATACCAAATGTTTAAAAGAATTAGAATTTTAGATAACGACGTTGACTTGATTACTATTGGGACATTTGTGCTAATTCCATATATTTTATGTATTTCTACCTTATTCAAtaagtataattatttatttttcaagaattataattagttgttttttaaaatgaataattagatttaaatgaaaatatattgTTGAAATAATACAGACAGAGAAGataatttttttccttctatccCTCTATTATAAGATTCATAATATACTATAGTGGTAAGTACATCCTACATCTTTACATCAAAAGTGTACTTAATTACAAATcaataatataaaattgaaaaaccTAATTCTTTGGCATTCTCGTGCTACTTTgttatttttttgaaatgatGTTTTTGACCGTTCTCTTTTTAGTCTCCCACTTTTACATTCTTCATCTTTGAGTTCTCATCAATCTCTCTGCATCTCCCTTTATTGGGTCGATTGCTTACTCCTAAGCATCGCAAAAATCTGTAAATGAAggaatatatataaacatatttCTATATTAGAAAAcagggaacaaaaaaaaaaaaagaaaaaaaaaatagaagaaataaaaagcatGATTTGGCTTTTTCTTTCTACCTTAAATTTTTGTTGTGATTTGTGAAcatgaatataaaagaaaaaatgagatATTTATACTCAAAGATTTGAGAAGGGAATTGAATTTGAAAGATCGTAACAAATACAAAATAGTTAGTATGAAAGAAGGGAATATGAATAGGTAAGAGATAGAATGTGAatagttttaaagaaattttaataacataattaattggagataaaaagttaaaactattaatacccacttatttattaataattaatttcaaattaaaaaataaaacaaattacaaTAAAACCAATATAAGAAACAAGTAAATTGAATAGccaaaattgaaaacaaaaatttctCTTCGTacatacttttatatatatactatagatttAATTAATACTCTATTTCtctatataaaatatatttttttctatacTATTTTATGTGCtctaattttaatatatatataatgaactCAGGGTGGAaagtttcaatttcaaatttccaATTCTAATGAATTTTGGAGTTGTTCGAATTGTTATATGTAGTTGGAAGACAACTTGAATTctactttttaaatttgtttttagaTCATGAAAAATCATGTGGGTCTGAACGTTGCAAATTTAGAAAATCATCAATAATTGTAACTCTAATTATTTTAGGGTCataacaaataattaaaaattaaatctcaACAAAATCTCACAAGCATTGGATTTGTGGGCAAAATTGAGAAAGTAAGTTAGGAAAATGTGCTATTCCATCCCACGTAATAACTATAAATTATATTCATACATAACCTTTTTAGAAAAATCATCATTTATATTCGACTAAGGATCCATTTTTACCATTATTTGCAATTAAAACGAGAAGATGATGATTCACTGCCATGTCAACTACGTACCGTCCAAATTTCATGAACTAACTTTGaattttagtttattaaatcATGAGCTGTCAAATCAAAAAGGATATTtattataactaaaaaaaaattatttatatataaattcgTTTACGTAATTATAGACTACAAGATATAGAAAGAAATCCCAACATATAGTTGGTATTTTCTGGTTAGTCGTAGTTAGAAATAAGTGTATTTATGTATATAAGTGTCTACACTATTATGCACATTATAAATCTTACAAGGTATGTGTATACGTGTATATGTATTTATTGAGTATGCACTCATATACACAACATGCATCTATTTATGAGTTTGAGGATACACTAGAGATTAGTAATCTTCGATATGAATTTATATTGTGTGAGATTgttatgttttgaatttgtttggttaaattaattattaattttttgtttatgatgttcttttatatttgacaataagattttttttgttagtACTCCAATTGATAGGAATTGAGGTATTTACTagaaaaaataacataataTTAGTCAGAAGTATTTTTATCATAAAAAATCCtaccaaaaaatttaaaagaaaatttgtctaaagaaattagaaaaaactattttaaataataaaactgcataacaaaaattttaatttctatcCTAAATAGATTAACCTTTGTATTTTTCATCTGTTTTCTGCATGTATTGGTAAAAAATACggagttctcaaaattttcttcaaattttctccgattctaacattcttcaaattttcaaatggctttccaccttcttcttttagtataaattttagtttcccttaattccgatttgaatcttctattttcgTTTCCAATTCCGGTTGGTTGGCAAAATTAGAGAtagatcacattttatttggcataattttagggagggttgggATTTTGTTCTAAACTTaaatatttccattatatttgccatataatggttggaatttgaatttgaattttatttagatttgaaatttgaatcttttaaacgATTTTCCGTTActttttgttaatagttaattattgcatcatctttATCGTTATTTTAGAAagtattcattgcattaatagctaaagtttgaatatataattattggtcgtaaaaatcggaataattatgagatattgaaaccaattgagtATATTTAGGAAtgtttgaaagaatataataatttttttatttagttaataattatcacgTGTATTCACAAATACATTCTAATTgtatatgtgatattttatttgatttttcgatctGAATCTAGACAGTTTTCGTAAGGATAATTTCGaacaaaaaagtaaaaaatagttaattttataataaatcaaagaaaaataatcgtttgttatttttctaatttacaCGGATTCCCCGACGATCATATGGATTTATGAAGACCTAATGAATGAGAGTTCAGAGATGTTATATTGGGCTTTCGCAAACTTTACGCCGAAAATTATTTGGGCCAAGCCCATTATTTTTGGTGAGATATTTTCCCTCTAATTATATAGAGCTATCTGAAGTTCAGCTCGAAGGTCTGTTAATGGCGGTTTCTTCGTTCCCGGTTCTTTCATCATTGAGCGCCAGCGCTAACATCTCGGATGTTAGCTCGTTTTCGCTGAGTAGTCCACTCATCAATATCTGTTCTAAATCGAGCTCTCATCCTTCGTCTTCTATCATCGTTTGTTCTTACAGTGAGTTCCTATATTTTGtggcatttttttttttaatttccatGTAATTGAACTTTCAATTGTGTATTGGTTTCAGAATCTGGCAACCATACGGTGGCGGAGCGGAAGAAAAAGTTGTTGGAGCAATATGGACTTGATCCTAACGAGTTTTTGTCTGAACCTTCCACTAATGTTGGTTCTCCCTCTTTCTGATGAttgttatttataatttattgtCAATCCGAATGGTTTGGAGATGAGTGACTGACattgtattctttttttttctgtttgaATTTGTGCAATTACACTGTATCAGCTTCGGAATTGAGTGTTTGGATACTTGGTAATGCTTAATTTTCTTCATTGTAATCTTTGATTTTCCTTATAGCGAAGAAGAGAAATACGAAAAACGGGAAAAGGCAAGCAAATTTCACTCGAGGATCCTAAACCTCAACGGCAGACTCATAAGTTACTTCAGGTACGAGTTGTGTTcctttttccattttgtttGGTGCTTTGCTTGTGATAATTCATTAGTCTACCCTCAGGGATGAGAGTAACAATCATTCGCTGACCTAACTGGTACCATCCACTATGTATCTTCCTAAGTAGAGGATCCATCCTTCAGAGGAGATATGTACCGCTCTCTGCTTCAGAGATTActtcttcaaaatttcaagTGAAAGGGAGAGAAATGATTGTAAAACTTTTCTTACAAGGTGGTTGGACAAATGCTTTATTTGGATTGAGGACATTCCCTCTTGAATATGAATTTAAACAAATTGAAATCTAGTATTAGTTTGGTTCTTTAAGTTGATTGAATAATCTCATCTTGAATTTATTCCAGTCAGGTCTACACCGAGTTAATCATTTTCAATTGGCCAATTGCGAAATTGGAAACTGAAATACTAATTTTAGTTTTGACAGAATATTGCGTCTGTTGGTAGAATTTATCATTTCGATGATAACCATGGATCCTCCAGTGCCTACACATAACGTGTATCACATATATTTGGGAAGTATAGTCAAAAGATTCCATgcttttctttcaaaaataacTCAACAAATACATTGGCTACCTACCTCAGGTGCTTGGAGGAAGTGCTCGGAGAATGAAGCTACTCTCACCAAAGGGGTTGGATGTACGACCAATGATGGAAGTTGTGAAAGGTGCAGCTTTTGATATTTTGCAGGTTGGAGTTGATTTTAAATATTAGTTTCTTTCACTTTACCAGATCATTCGACTACGATTCAGAGTTTGTAGATTTCTAGTTCAAGAGCTCATTTGGTAGAACATATCATATAGCCGTACTTTTCTTGGGTAGGTAGCTGTTAGCCATCCTGTCACAGAAAAAAATGTCTAATATAATTTGGAAATGCAGGCTGCTGGCGGATGTCCAGCATCTTTAAGGCCTGGTCGTTGGTTAGACTTGTATAGTGGTACCGGATCAGTTGGTATTGAAGCTATGAGCCGTGGATGCTCCGAGGTACGAGTTCATTTGACAATTTAGTTTGGGATAACATTTtctgtaatttttaaaaacaaccaGCTAATTATAGCTTTCTGACTAATTACGCTTGGATAGGAATTGGCTTGATATACGGAATTATTAATTTCAGGATACTTATTCTGTatatctctttttctttttctcctacGTATAATATCTGCTCCTTCAATTTTCAGGTGCATTTTGTTGAGATGGATCCATGGGTTGTTTCTGATGTTCTAAGGCCAAATCTGGAATCTACTGGGTTTGATGATGTCTCGGTCATTCACACGATCCGGGTTGAGAATTTTATAGAACGAGCTGACCAACTTATTGGTATCCCATCTAAACTTTAGTTTTCTCCTTGTTTCTTGTCTCATCCTAAGACTTGTTGGCTCAAACATGAGCATTGGGTACATTAAGGGTGATATAGTTTGAGATTTTTGtagttttttaaatatttgctGACAATTGTGATTTTGAGACAAATCAATTGAGACCTGAATTtatttaagttttgaaaaaagtCAACTAGAAAACTTGAAAAACggaaaaatatattattgtGTTCGGTAAATTTCCGTTAAAATGAGTTAGCTCTAATGACCAAGTTaacatattattttaattatttttatattgatATTTAATATCTAATGTATTATAAGATAAATATGAACAAGTTTATATGATTTAAATTAGGAGTAATGTTGTTTAATTTAAGTCATTTgataaaatttaagaaaatattttttataaaaattgaaGCAATCAAATTTTGTTGATTCTGGAAGGAAtagatttgaaaagaaaaatgatatatGGAAGTGTACAATTgaactttttaaatttgttagaggaGACAGAACCTTTGGGAAAGTAGATTTCAAAAGATGATGTCTATGTGATTTTGCAGATGGAGTCGATTAAGAAGTGATTTTGGAATTAGATAATCAGTTTTATTCAGCAACTTAATCTGTTTTGGAATACATTctcaagtgtttaatttaaaaataagttattttaaaaaaaattaaagtgttCGACAACcacttaaaataaattttgaagtgtattttaaaccgtttttattaaaagagtttaaataaGATTGAGTCTTTTGAAAAATACTTTTCAATCCAAATGGGTAGTTAGATTGTTAAACTTTCATTAACTATAAACGAAAATGGTAAATGTAAATGGTCCTGCTTATCTCACCTTGGTAGGAATAAAGAATTGgtaaaaatcaaacaaattctCATTTTTGTTTAAGAATAATAATGGTAGTGGCACCAATTTCTTTTGGTATAGTACTGTAATTCAATTGAACGTATAAgcttctataattttttatttaaagacTACCAATTATTGTGTCAAGTATATTGTCTTGTTTAGGTACTGAAACACCATTTGATTACATTAGTGTTACCCCACCGTACACACAAGTTGATTATGGGGTACTCATGGGGCAACTATCAAAGTCAGCCTTAGTTGGAGAAGATACCTTCATTGTAAGTTGTATTTTTCTTGTTCCTATTTAAATAGTCAAATCTTCTTTATGTAAAACCtactttatttagatcgggagaAGTGTACGGTTCTATGAAACCATATGCTTTGGCTCAAATTCGTagttaattttatattttttatttatggttTACCTTCCTTTCCCTGACTTCGATCTTTGTGATCTAGGTGGTTGAATATCCATTGAAGACTGACATGCTGGATTCTTGTGGATGCCTTACTAAGGTAATTTAATCATGTGGGTATTTTACATCCATAATGTTATGAATGAATAGAATCAAATCATTAATTGGACAAAATTGTATTTCACCTGATGGAATTTAGTGAGAAGGTATTGTATGGATTCTAGGAAACTATATCTTTTATAACTGGGGGTCAAGTTAAATGTAGTCTGTAATGTAACAACACCATGAGTAATTTCTCAACAAGGCACTTGAAAAATTTATAACTGGGGGTCCAAAATCTTACTAATTTCTGCAGTTGctttctttgtatttttttttaatatgtggACATGGGATCATCATCTAAAGagaattatttagatttttacTCGGAATGTCTTTACCTATTGAGTATCAAGTATAATTGTGCAGATTACTGACCGGAGGTTTGGTCGGACGCACTTGGCAATTTATGGTCCCAAGTGGGctgagaagaaaaagaagggaaagaattaaaattagttGATGAAGTTTCTATAACTGCCAAATGGTATTAGCTGGTGGCATTGTTCGGCAACAATTCCTAACAGCCTAACCTGAAGAGGTCGGCAGGGAAACTTAAAGAGCTGCATGCTTTTTTTCATCAAAAAAACGTAAAAGAGCTGCGGGCTTTAAAGTATTGACATCGTTCAATTTTGTTGGTAACTAGGAATTGAAGTATCCAGATGCTGGTACTACTTTTCTCGACTCTATTGGCATCTTGGAAGTACAGGGTTCCCAACCATTCCAGGTGAAGGTTGTGTGTGTAATCTACAGTCACCCGTGCATTGTCTAGCTCTAGAATTTATATCCAAGCTTCATGATGGCAAGACTTGAAAGATTACAAGGCAGAAAATGTCAATGTAccacctttttctttcttttttttctttctttcttgggGTTTAAATCGATGTGTACCATGTATTAGTACTTGAGCAGTTGCTAAGTAGGTTTTTCCTCGGTGAGCAAAAATACAACAGGTAGAAAATTGTATTGGAACTCAACTATCTTTTATCGACCCAACTATCTTTTATCGACCTCTTTGGTGGATCCCAGCATTAAAGTGCCAGTATCTCTATTCGGAATCTTGCATTTTACGGGCTTGTTGATCTCCAAGTTTACTCTAGTCACTCTTCTGCTACTTTATCTATTCCAAACTTCTGTTTTACTCAACCAATAGGAatcttattatattttatttgattttgcaAAAGTTCCTATGTTTTCTTTGCCTTTGCATTAGGAAGACAAATTAGAATCCTACTCGTGGAGTGGACTTAAAGTCTCCACTAGAGGTCAATAGGTGCAGAACATATCTCTTTGGCTCCTGCAGGTTGCAGTTTAACAAAGGAGCCAAGCGGAGTGAGACAGGCATCATGGAAATTAGAGTCTAATACGAAAGGGTGGTGGATAACTCATGTTACTTTCTCACATATGATGTTCATATGACACATGAAAGACATTGGGGGGTTTGATTAAGGATGCTGTTAGGATGGATAAATCCTTGGCCAACCTGCTTATTTTAAGGGCAGAATTCTCAATGTGAAAGTTATGCATTGCCATAACTAAATGAATTTTAAACATGTGTCTGCCACATACAAGTAGAAACAAGAGACACTTTGTAAATTTTTTGCAATTAAATTACGGCTGTAtcaaattttcttcattttctgtTTGCCTCATGTTAGTAGGAACAGCGAGTATATTTTTTCCAGGATCCTTTGATGGAGTTGATGCATTGCCTAGCCGTAATCTTCACGTCCATGAATGTGGCGAAGAGTACTAACCATGCAAGGACCTAGTTTTCTCACATGATTTTTAACCAGTTTAGAGTAGTCGGAAACGTTGTAATCAGTCATAATAAGCTGCTTGCCTCGTGAAATTACAAAGTAAATGGTTCTTGTGGGAAAAAATTTACTTTGGTTCATACCAGGTACTAACT containing:
- the LOC103498030 gene encoding uncharacterized protein LOC103498030 isoform X1; translated protein: MGLCGSKPEGCVRGRLVPSGKRNRRRRRRSIKRRTSSLKLDSTSAPNRPHSTPTCAARGSVDAAWFDSTSVLDSEFDDEFYSVREDVLSLNGSEFASRLSVSSPKHRNNKEHNENTATILARRSSDCRNDLTSIFVDEVSTEGENGKGGEAAESNNCGILPNTCLPYLAAAGPSVEKRRQTNQGAPNPNLRRKASSKLSFKLKEGHSDPTIFSPRAPLQKLIAGTSVPHCPIGKRMPNCWSPIDPSVFKVRGKNYFRDKKKEFAQNCAAYYPIGADVFLSQRKIDHIARFVELPAINPAGDVPSILVVNVQVPLYPATIFQGENDGEGMSVVMYFKLSESYLKELPSSFQEHFTKLINDEVERVRGFPMDNIVPFRERLKIMGRVANVEDLHLSAAEKKLMNAYNEKPVLSRPQHEFYLGEKYLEIDLDMHRFSYISRKGLETFNDRLKLCILDFGLTIQGNKAEDLPEHMLCCIRLNEIDYSNYQSLNIEVAKPSTFS
- the LOC103498030 gene encoding uncharacterized protein LOC103498030 isoform X2; the protein is MGLCGSKPEGCVRGRLVPSGKRNRRRRRRSIKRRTSSLKLDSTSAPNRPHSTPTCAARGSVDAAWFDSTSVLDSEFDDEFYSVREDEVSTEGENGKGGEAAESNNCGILPNTCLPYLAAAGPSVEKRRQTNQGAPNPNLRRKASSKLSFKLKEGHSDPTIFSPRAPLQKLIAGTSVPHCPIGKRMPNCWSPIDPSVFKVRGKNYFRDKKKEFAQNCAAYYPIGADVFLSQRKIDHIARFVELPAINPAGDVPSILVVNVQVPLYPATIFQGENDGEGMSVVMYFKLSESYLKELPSSFQEHFTKLINDEVERVRGFPMDNIVPFRERLKIMGRVANVEDLHLSAAEKKLMNAYNEKPVLSRPQHEFYLGEKYLEIDLDMHRFSYISRKGLETFNDRLKLCILDFGLTIQGNKAEDLPEHMLCCIRLNEIDYSNYQSLNIEVAKPSTFS
- the LOC103498032 gene encoding uncharacterized protein LOC103498032, which translates into the protein MAVSSFPVLSSLSASANISDVSSFSLSSPLINICSKSSSHPSSSIIVCSYKSGNHTVAERKKKLLEQYGLDPNEFLSEPSTNRRREIRKTGKGKQISLEDPKPQRQTHKLLQVLGGSARRMKLLSPKGLDVRPMMEVVKGAAFDILQAAGGCPASLRPGRWLDLYSGTGSVGIEAMSRGCSEVHFVEMDPWVVSDVLRPNLESTGFDDVSVIHTIRVENFIERADQLIGTETPFDYISVTPPYTQVDYGVLMGQLSKSALVGEDTFIVVEYPLKTDMLDSCGCLTKITDRRFGRTHLAIYGPKWAEKKKKGKN